CACTGGGAGTATCGACGATAAATTTCCGAAGGTAAGTGCCGTCATAAAACAAATGGCCGCCGTAAAATTAAAAGTCCCTCCCAGGAGATACCAAGCTATGCTCTTGAGGGGAGCATGTATCCGCCCACCACCGGGGAGTATCGGCTTCGCCAAGAGGAGTAAAATATTCCCCACGCAGAACCCGACTCCGAGGCCGAGCATCGGTGTTTTTTGATAGGCATAGGCAAGCTTGATGAAAATAGGGGCCACGGCATAGGCAACGGAGGCCACTACCGGAAAAATTAGAGCTGTGCGAAACCAGTTCCTGAAATTACGGCTCTCCTCGTCTCTATCCTCAAACGCGAGAAGGGACACTCCGCCAACGATGAAAACCGTCCCTATAAGCACCCTCGTGGTTGGTTCCTCGCCGAGAATGAATATCGCCAGCATGGTTCCCCATATTGGGGTGGAGGATGCAACGAGTGTCGAGGGGCTTAGCCCCATCCGCATAACGCCCATCATGCGGCAGATAGAACCAATGCCGGGACCAAAGATACCCATTCCCGCGAAATAGAGGAGGGGCGTAAACTCTGCGGTCCAAAAAGTCCCAAGAATCATAGAACTCATAAATCCGCACAGACTGACCACAGTGTTAATCACCAACACCGCCGCAAGCGGGGATCCGAAGCGCATGCCGTGGCGCAACGATACCAGTGTGCCCCCGAAGAACATCGAGGAGAGAAGCGCCAAAATTTCTGCGAGGCCAAAGAGCGAGGTAAATGAAGACATTTACCCATCATACCTTCGCGGCAGATTGCCCGATAGCCAACAAGGACGGGAAAACAAATTATTTTCTCAAGTGGCCTGCTTGAAAAGAATAAACGTAGTACAATCGAAAAATTCTAATTTATAAGGGGACTACACCCATGCTTTACGCCATCAAGATAGCCGACGTTTCTGGCTCCCAACCTCTTCGCGACATCCACCGCAAAGAGCACCTCGATTACCTCAAGACCTTCGACGATCAGACTATTTTCGCTGGCCCCTTTCTCACCGAGGATTGTCAGACCGAGCTGGGTAGCATGCGTTTTCTCGATTTTCCAGACCGCGCCGCCGCCGTGAAACATGTCTCCGACGAGCCCTTTCTCGTCCATGGCGTCCAGAAGGGCTACACCCTTCACCGCATACGCCCCGTCGTTTCAAATACCTGGCGCGATTGCCCCCGAAAAGAGGGCAACCTCCAATTTTTCATCCATGCACTAGACAAACCCGGAACCTCAGAGACACGGCAAGAGCTGCGCGACGCGCATTTGGCTTTTTTCAAGGAACACGAGGACGTATTTATGTATCGT
The nucleotide sequence above comes from Nitrospinaceae bacterium. Encoded proteins:
- a CDS encoding DMT family transporter; protein product: MSSFTSLFGLAEILALLSSMFFGGTLVSLRHGMRFGSPLAAVLVINTVVSLCGFMSSMILGTFWTAEFTPLLYFAGMGIFGPGIGSICRMMGVMRMGLSPSTLVASSTPIWGTMLAIFILGEEPTTRVLIGTVFIVGGVSLLAFEDRDEESRNFRNWFRTALIFPVVASVAYAVAPIFIKLAYAYQKTPMLGLGVGFCVGNILLLLAKPILPGGGRIHAPLKSIAWYLLGGTFNFTAAICFMTALTFGNLSSILPVSRLTPLWVVFFSSIFLRKLERITGLIILAAALVVAGGVMISIR